In Arachis stenosperma cultivar V10309 chromosome 1, arast.V10309.gnm1.PFL2, whole genome shotgun sequence, one DNA window encodes the following:
- the LOC130965979 gene encoding subtilisin-like serine-protease S: MSRRSSALFYLFLAVLVAEKVSFCFSAKVYVVYMGSNNGENPDDILKQHHQILAEVHSGSIEEAQASHVYSYKHGFKGFAAKLTDEQAYHISKMPEVVSVFPNSKRKLHTTHSWDFMGLLDDQTMETLGYSIRNQENIIIGFIDTGIWPESPSFIDTDMPPVPPGWKGKCQPGEAFNSSTCNRKVIGARYYKSGYEAEEEGSDAKISFRSARDSTGHGSHTASIAAGRYVANMNYMGLAAGGARGGAPMARIAVYKTCWDSGCYDVDLLAAFDDAIRDGVHILSLSLGAESPQGDYFSDAISVGSFHAASRGVLVVASAGNEGHPASATNLAPWILTVAASSTDRDFTSDIIFGNGVRIMGESLSISEMNASTSIISASEAFAGYFTPYQSSYCLESSLNKTKTKGKVLVCRHVESSTESKVAKSKIVKDAGGVGMILIDETDQDVAIPFVIPSAIVGKRIGARILSYLRRTRTPMSRIFKAKTVLGAQPAPRVASFSSKGPNALNPEILKPDVTAPGLNILAAWSPAAGNTFNILSGTSMACPHVTGIATIVKAVHPSWSPSAIKSAIMTTATILDKNHRPISADPQQRRANAFDYGSGFVNPARVLDPGLIYDSEASDFVTFLCSIGYDQHSLHLVTRNNNSTCEHRTLTTASDLNYPSITVPNLKDSASVTRIVTNVGKSRTIYKASVLSPPGVNVTVIPNRLVFSRLGQKIKFRVNFKVNNAPSKGYGFGFLSWRNRRSQVTSPIVVKVAPSNHGLVR, encoded by the exons ATGTCTAGAAGAAGCAGTGCGTTGTTTTATCTCTTTCTTGCAGTGCTTGTTGCAGAAAAAGTTAGCTTTTGCTTTTCTGCTAAG GTTTATGTAGTGTACATGGGAAGCAACAATGGTGAAAACCCAGATGATATTCTGAAGCAACACCATCAAATTCTTGCTGAAGTTCATAGTGGAAg CATTGAGGAAGCACAAGCTTCTCATGTTTATAGCTACAAGCATGGTTTTAAAGGATTTGCAGCCAAGCTCACTGATGAACAAGCTTATCATATTTCAA AAATGCCAGAAGTGGTTTCTGTGTTCCCCAATTCCAAGAGAAAGCTGCATACAACTCATTCATGGGACTTCATGGGGCTTCTTGATGACCAAACCATGGAGACTCTTGGCTACTCCATAAGGAACCAAGAAAATATCATAATTGGTTTCATTGATACTG GAATTTGGCCTGAATCCCCAAGCTTCATTGACACTGACATGCCTCCAGTGCCACCTGGATGGAAGGGAAAATGTCAACCAGGAGAAGCATTCAATTCTTCAACTTGCAACAG GAAAGTAATTGGAGCTAGATACTATAAGAGCGGATATGAAGCTGAAGAGGAAGGTTCGGATGCAAAGATCTCATTCAGATCTGCAAGGGATAGCACCGGCCATGGTAGCCATACAGCGTCCATAGCTGCAGGGCGCTATGTGGCAAACATGAACTATATGGGGCTGGCAGCTGGAGGAGCCAGGGGAGGTGCACCTATGGCTAGAATTGCTGTGTACAAGACATGTTGGGATTCAG GTTGCTATGATGTGGACTTGCTAGCTGCATTTGATGATGCAATAAGAGATGGGGTTCACATTTTGTCACTATCTCTTGGAGCTGAGTCTCCACAAGGAGACTATTTCAGTGATGCAATATCTGTGGGGTCATTTCATGCTGCCAGCCGTGGTGTTCTTGTTGTGGCATCAGCTGGCAATGAAGGCCACCCTGCCTCTGCCACTAATCTTGCCCCATGGATCCTCACTGTTGCTGCCAGCTCAACAGACAGGGATTTCACTTCTGACATCATTTTTGGAAATGGTGTTAGAATCATG GGTGAAAGTCTTAGTATCTCAGAAATGAATGCTTCCACAAGTATAATATCTGCTTCTGAAGCCTTTGCAGGATACTTTACCCCTTATCAATCCAG TTACTGTTTAGAGAGCTCTCTTAATAAGACCAAGACCAAAGGGAAAGTGCTAGTGTGTAGGCATGTAGAGAGTTCAACAGAATCAAAGGTGGCAAAGAGCAAGATAGTGAAAGATGCCGGAGGAGTTGGAATGATACTCATTGATGAGACAGATCAGGATGTTGCAATTCCATTTGTGATCCCCTCAGCTATTGTTGGAAAGAGAATTGGAGCAAGGATTCTATCTTATCTCAGAAGAACACG TACTCCTATGTCAAGGATTTTCAAAGCAAAGACAGTTCTAGGAGCCCAGCCTGCGCCACGTGTAGCATCATTTTCTTCTAAAGGCCCCAATGCACTCAACCCTGAAATTTTGAAG CCTGATGTGACTGCACCAGGACTGAATATACTTGCAGCATGGTCTCCAGCAGCTGGAAACACCTTCAATATTCTCTCTGGAACTTCCATGGCTTGTCCTCATGTCACAGGAATTGCAACCATAGTCAAAGCTGTACATCCTTCATGGTCTCCATCTGCTATCAAATCTGCTATCATGACCACTG CTACAATTCTGGACAAGAACCATAGACCGATTAGCGCGGATCCACAGCAAAGAAGGGCTAATGCATTTGACTACGGATCAGGTTTTGTGAACCCTGCAAGAGTTCTTGATCCTGGTCTCATCTATGATTCAGAGGCATCAGATTTTGTCACATTCCTATGTTCAATTGGCTATGATCAGCATTCACTCCATCTTGTCACAAGGAACAACAACAGCACATGTGAGCATAGAACACTCACAACTGCTTCTGATCTTAATTATCCATCAATTACAGTGCCAAATCTCAAAGACAGTGCCTCAGTAACTAGGATTGTTACCAATGTTGGAAAATCAAGAACTATTTACAAAGCTTCAGTGCTTTCTCCACCTGGTGTTAATGTCACTGTTATTCCAAACAGATTAGTATTCTCAAGATtaggacagaaaatcaagttcAGAGTGAACTTCAAAGTGAATAATGCTCCATCAAAGGGTTATGGATTTGGGTTCTTGTCATGGAGGAATAGAAGATCACAAGTCACAAGTCCCATAGTTGTCAAGGTTGCACCTTCAAATCATGGATTGGTCAGATAG
- the LOC130945158 gene encoding kinesin-like protein KIN-14E has protein sequence MQNSFRYPESKMTMDMPSSMGSRSSFGSNNGNEDTPVHPYANVSNGDDYDSDSSNFAPHTPSTMSMAIPAELAGAVPLIDKFQVDGFLKLMQKQIHSAGKRGFFSKKSVGPQTREKFTFEDMLCFQKDPIPTSLLKINSDLVSRATKLFQIILKYMGVDSSDRVTPISLDERVELVAKLYKQSLKRSELRDELFVQISKQTRNNPERQYLIKAWELMYLCASSMPPSKDIGGYLSEYVHNVAHGAATDSEIQALALNTLNALKRSVKAGPRNITPGREEIEALMTGRKLTTIVFFLDETFEEITYDMSTTVADAVEELAGLIKLSTYSTFSLFECHKVVTGSKSSDPGNEEYVGLDDNKYIGDLLAEFKAAKDRSKGEILHCKLIFKKKLFRESDEAVTDPMFVQLSYVQLQHDYILGNYPIGKDDAAQLSALQILAEIGFLSSPEACTDWNSLLERFLPRQIAMTRAKREWEMDILSRYHSLEHLNKDDARQQFLRILRALPYGNSVFFNVRKIDDPIGLLPGRIILGINKRGIHFFRPVPKEYLHSAELRDIMQFGSSNTAVFFKMRVAGVLHIFQFETKQGEEICVALQTHINDVMLRRYSKARSAATGSLNGDISNNFKPPNLELYEKRVKDLSKLAEESQKNVDQLYQELHEKQKQEETMQEELEGLKESLNADRKNLEEVSNDRDRLRSLCSEKDKALQAAILEKKNMEAKMAKLNNLVVENAAKKELIGTNNQVSQKLESELKLCKEELQAAEETIKSLTDEKVILAEKLSVLEKRSSEEITSLQRKLEQERKLTKSQVFELEKKLEGLRQELVLAKSNISVKDSELAALQNNLKELEELRELKEDIDRKNEQTAAILKMQGAQLVEMEALYKEEQVLRKRYYNTIEDMKGKIRVYCRLRPLSEKEIAEKERQALAVVDEFSVEHMWKEDKPKQYVYDRVFDGGASQESVFDDTKYLVQSAVDGYNVCIFAYGQTGSGKTFTIYGSENNPGLTPRATAELFRILRRDNSKYAFSLKAYMVELYQDTLIDLLLPKNAKHSKLEIKKDSTGMVAVENVTVRPISKIEDLNNIIQRGSDRRHTSGTQMNEESSRSHLILSVVIESTNLQSQAVARGKLSFVDLAGSERVKKSGSVGSQLKEAQSINKSLSALGDVISALSNGGQHIPYRNHKLTMLMSDSLGGNAKTLMFVNVSPVASNLDETHNSLMYASRVRSIVNDPSKNVSSKEIARLKKLVAYWKEQAGRRTEEEELEEIQEERPIKDRTSW, from the exons ATGCAGAACAGTTTCAGATATCCAGAAAGTAAAATGACCATGGATATGCCGTCATCAATGGGAAGCAGATCTTCCTTTGGCTCTAACAATGGCAATGAGGATACACCTGTTCACCCCTATGCTAATGTCTCTAATGGTGATGACTATGACAGTGATAGCTCCAATTTTGCTCCACA CACACCATCAACTATGTCAATGGCTATTCCAGCAGAACTTGCTGGAGCTGTACCCTTAATTGACAAATTCCAG GTGGACGGATTTCTGAAATTAATGCAGAAACAAATCCATTCTGCCGGGAAACGTGGATTTTTCTCTAAAAAATCTGTAGGTCCTCAAACTCGAGAGAAGTTTACATTTGAGGACATGCTTTGTTTCCAAAAG GATCCAATACCAACATCATTGCTCAAGATAAATAGTGATTTAGTAAGCCGGGCAACAAAACTTTTCCAGATTATTCTGAAATACATGGGAGTTGATTCGTCTGATCGTGTAACTCCAATAAGCTTAGATGAACGAGTTGAGCTTGTTGCTAAGCTATATAAGCAAAGTTTGAAGCGTTCAGAACTTCGAGATGAACTTTTTGTTCAGATATCAAAACAAACAAGAAATAACCCTGAGAG GCAATACTTGATTAAAGCATGGGAGCTCATGTATTTATGTGCATCTTCCATGCCTCCTAGTAAAGATATAGGGGGTTATTTGTCGGAATATGTCCATAACGTAGCACATGGTGCAGCTACTGATTCTGAGATCCAAGCTCTTGCATTAAATACATTAAATGCTTTAAAACGCTCTGTCAAGGCTGGTCCTAGGAACATAACACCCGGTCGTGAGGAGATTGAAGCTTTGATGACTGGGAGAAAGCTTACGACCATAGTGTTCTTCTTGGATGAAACTTTTGAAGAAATTACATATGACATGTCAACAACAGTTGCTGATGCTGTTGAG GAACTTGCAGGGCTTATTAAACTGTCAACTTATTCGACCTTTAGTCTGTTTGAATGTCACAAGGTCGTTACCGGCTCCAAATCATCCGACCCTGGGAATG AGGAGTATGTCGGCCTTGATGATAACAAATATATTGGGGATCTCTTGGCGGAATTTAAAGCAGCAAAGGATCGGAGTAAGGGAGAAATATTGCATTGCAAATTGATATTCAAGAAAAAGTTATTCCGTGAGTCAGACGAAGCAGTGACAGATCCAATGTTTGTGCAATTGTCTTATGTTCAG TTGCAGCATGATTATATTTTGGGCAATTATCCTATTGGAAAGGATGATGCTGCTCAGCTTTCTGCATTACAAATCTTGGCTGAGATTGGATTTCTTAGCTCACCTGAAGCATGCAC TGACTGGAATTCACTTTTGGAGCGATTCCTTCCACGACAAATTGCAATGACACGAGCAAAACGGGAATGGGAGATGGACATTCTTTCTCGTTATCATTCACTG GAACATCTCAACAAAGATGATGCAAGACAACAATTTCTACGTATATTGAGAGCACTTCCTTATGGGAATTCTGTTTTCTTCAATGTTCGTAAGATTGATGATCCTATTGGACTCTTGCCTGGACGAATAATATTAGGAATTAACAAAAGAGGG ATTCATTTTTTCCGTCCAGTTCCAAAGGAATATTTGCACTCCGCTGAGTTGAGAGACATAATGCAATTTGGAAGCAGTAATACCgcagtattttttaaaatgcgAGTTGCTGGTGTTCTTCACATATTCCAGTTTGAAACCAAGCAG GGGGAAGAAATTTGTGTAGCACTTCAAACACATATAAATGATGTAATGCTGCGCCGCTATTCAAAAGCACGGTCTGCTGCTACTGGTTCTTTGAATGGGGatatttctaataattttaagcCTCCTAACTTGGAGTTGTATGAGAAGCGTGTTAAAGATTTATCAAAGCTTGCTGAAGAATCGCAAAAAAATGTTGATCAA TTGTATCAAGAATTGCATGAAAAGCAAAAACAAGAAGAGACGATGCAAGAAGAATTGGAGGGCTTGAAAGAATCCTTAAATGCTGATCGGAAAAATCTCGAGGAAGTTTCGAATGATCGTGATAGACTTAGATCATTATGCAGTGAAAAAGATAAGGCACTTCAG GCTGCAATTCTTGAGAAAAAGAACATGGAAGCAAAGATGGCCAAATTGAATAATCTAGTAGTAGAGAATGCTGCCAAAAAGGAACTCATTGGAACAAATAATCAA GTCTCACAAAAGCTTGAAAGTGAACTAAAACTTTGTAAAGAGGAGTTGCAAGCAGCTGAAGAAACTATCAAAAGCTTAACGGATGAAAAAGTGATTTTGGCAGAGAAACTATCTGTGCTTGAGAAGAGAAGTTCTGAAGAG ATTACGTCTCTTCAACGGAAACTTGAGCAAGAACGCAAGCTTACAAAGTCTCAAGTGTTTGAGCTTGAAAAGAAGCTAGAAGGGCTTAGACAAGAATTAGTGCTTGCAAAGTCTAATATTTCAGTAAAGGACTCTGAGTTGGCTGCTTTGCAAAATAATTTGAAGGAATTAgaagaattgagagaattgaaaGAG GACATTGATAGAAAGAACGAACAAACGGCTGCTATATTGAAGATGCAAGGGGCTCAACTAGTTGAAATGGAAGCGCTTTATAAGGAAGAACAAGTTTTAAGGAAACGTTATTATAATACAATAGAAG ATATGAAAGGCAAAATTAGAGTTTATTGTCGGCTAAGACCTCTTAGCGAAAAGGAGATTGCCGAGAAAGAAAGACAAGCGCTTGCTGTGGTGGATGAGTTTTCGGTCGAGCATATGTGGAAAGAAGATAAGCCAAAGCAGTATGTATATGACCGTGTGTTTGATGGTGGTGCAAGTCAAGAGAGTGTATTTGATGATACAAAG TATTTGGTGCAATCTGCTGTGGATGGATATAATGTCTGTATATTTGCTTATGGTCAAACCGGTTCTGGAAAGACATTTACCATCTATGGAAGTGAAAACAACCCCGGACTTACCCCTCGTGCAACTGCTGagctttttagaattttaaggAGAGATAATAGCAAGTATGCCTTTTCGTTAAAG GCATACATGGTAGAATTATATCAAGATACCCTTATAGATCTTTTGTTACCTAAGAATGCAAAACATTCAAAGTTGGAGATCAAGAAAGACTCAACG GGTATGGTGGCTGTGGAAAATGTAACAGTTCGGCCAATTTCTAAAATAGAAGATTTGAATAATATAATACAAAGAGGATCCGACCGGCGTCATACATCGGGTACACAAATGAATGAAGAAAGTTCAAGATCTCATCTCATTCTATCAGTTGTCATTGAGAGTACCAACCTTCAAAGTCAAGCAGTTGCAAGGGGAAAG TTGAGTTTTGTGGATCTTGCTGGTTCAGAAAGGGTGAAGAAATCGGGTTCAGTAGGTAGCCAACTCAAGGAAGCTCAAAGCATTAACAAATCGTTATCAGCACTTGGAGATGTGATTAGTGCTTTGTCTAATGGTGGTCAACACATTCCTTATAGGAATCACAAATTAACTATGTTAATGAGCGATTCCCTTGGTGGTAATGCTAAAACTCTCATGTTTGTAAATGTTTCTCCAGTGGCATCAAACTTAGACGAGACGCATAACTCGCTTAT GTATGCATCGCGAGTGAGGTCAATAGTGAATGATCCTAGCAAGAATGTTTCTTCGAAAGAGATAGCACGACTGAAGAAGTTGGTTGCTTACTGGAAAGAGCAGGCTGGTAGAAGAACCGAGGAggaagaattggaagaaattCAAGAAGAAAGACCAATTAAAGACAGGACAAGCTGGTAA